The Streptomyces sp. NBC_00670 genome window below encodes:
- a CDS encoding MarR family winged helix-turn-helix transcriptional regulator, giving the protein MTTRWLTSEEQRAWRAYLAASLLLEDAIDRQLQQQAGLPHLYYSVLANLSEAPDRRLRMTDLAASLKVTRSRLTYVVTRLEKDGSVRREGCPGDRRGSIAVLTEEGARLLDRTAPGHVETVRAAVFDRLTPEQVGQLEEICTRIAGALGSEEQRTACGDALPWRRRSAPR; this is encoded by the coding sequence ATGACGACCCGCTGGCTCACCTCCGAGGAACAGCGTGCCTGGCGCGCGTACCTCGCCGCCTCCCTCCTCCTGGAGGACGCGATCGACCGGCAGCTCCAGCAGCAGGCCGGCCTGCCGCACCTGTACTACTCCGTGCTGGCCAACCTCTCCGAGGCCCCCGACCGACGGCTGCGCATGACCGACCTCGCCGCGTCGCTCAAGGTCACCCGGAGCCGGCTGACCTACGTCGTCACCCGCCTGGAGAAGGACGGCAGCGTACGGCGCGAAGGCTGCCCGGGCGACCGGCGCGGCAGCATCGCGGTGCTGACCGAGGAGGGGGCGCGACTGCTGGACCGTACGGCGCCGGGGCACGTGGAGACGGTGCGCGCCGCCGTGTTCGACCGGCTCACGCCGGAGCAGGTGGGGCAGCTCGAGGAGATCTGCACGCGGATCGCGGGGGCGCTGGGGAGCGAGGAGCAGCGCACGGCATGCGGCGACGCGCTCCCCTGGCGGCGGCGCTCGGCGCCCCGCTGA
- a CDS encoding amino acid permease, which produces MTDEATRRPSDEELLAQLGYTQVLARRMSAFSNYAVSFTIISVLSGCLTLYLFGMNTGGPAVITWGWVGVGLMTLFVGLSMAEICSAYPTSAGLYFWAHRLAPPRSAAAWAWFTGWFNVLGQVAVTAGIDFGAASFLGAYLNLQFDFEVTPGRTILLFAGILLLHGLLNTFGVRIVAILNSVSVWWHVLGVAVIVGALAFVPDRHQSASFVFGEFVNNTGWGSGVYVVLLGLLMAQYTFTGYDASAHMTEETHDASTAGPKGIVRSIWTSWIAGFVLLLGFTFAIQSYDGALGSPTGAPPAQILLDALGATAGKLLLLVVIGAQLFCGMASVTANSRMIYAFSRDGALPFSRVWHTVSPRTRTPVAAVWLATLGALALGLPYLINVTAYAAVTSIAVIGLYIAYVIPTLLRVLKGDAFVRGPWHLGRWSRVIGVVSVTWVVIITVLFMLPQVSPVTWETFNYAPIAVLVVLGFAAVWWLASARHWFLNPRHARNRPRETAGS; this is translated from the coding sequence ATGACAGATGAAGCGACCCGCCGGCCCTCGGACGAGGAGTTGCTGGCCCAGCTCGGCTACACCCAGGTCCTCGCCCGCCGCATGTCGGCGTTCTCCAACTACGCGGTCTCCTTCACGATCATCTCGGTCCTCTCCGGCTGTCTGACGCTGTACCTGTTCGGGATGAACACGGGCGGCCCCGCTGTGATCACCTGGGGCTGGGTCGGCGTCGGCCTGATGACGCTGTTCGTGGGGCTGTCGATGGCCGAGATCTGCTCGGCCTACCCCACGTCGGCGGGGCTGTACTTCTGGGCGCACCGGCTGGCCCCGCCGCGCTCGGCGGCCGCCTGGGCGTGGTTCACCGGCTGGTTCAACGTGCTCGGCCAGGTCGCCGTGACCGCCGGCATCGACTTCGGGGCGGCGTCCTTCCTGGGCGCCTATCTGAATCTGCAGTTCGACTTCGAGGTGACGCCGGGGCGGACGATCCTGCTGTTCGCGGGCATCCTGCTGCTGCACGGGCTGCTGAACACCTTCGGCGTGCGGATCGTGGCCATCCTGAACAGCGTGAGCGTGTGGTGGCACGTGCTGGGGGTCGCGGTGATCGTGGGCGCGCTGGCGTTCGTGCCCGACCGGCACCAGTCCGCCTCGTTCGTGTTCGGGGAGTTCGTCAACAACACGGGCTGGGGCAGTGGGGTGTACGTGGTGCTGCTGGGGCTGCTGATGGCGCAGTACACGTTTACGGGGTACGACGCCTCCGCACACATGACCGAGGAGACGCACGACGCGTCCACGGCCGGCCCCAAGGGCATCGTCCGGTCGATCTGGACCTCGTGGATCGCCGGGTTCGTCCTGCTGCTCGGTTTCACTTTCGCGATCCAGTCGTACGACGGGGCGCTCGGCTCGCCGACGGGGGCGCCGCCGGCGCAGATCCTGCTCGACGCGCTGGGCGCCACGGCGGGGAAGCTGCTGCTGCTCGTGGTGATCGGCGCGCAACTGTTCTGCGGGATGGCGTCGGTGACCGCCAACAGCCGCATGATCTACGCCTTCTCGCGCGACGGCGCGCTGCCGTTCTCCCGCGTCTGGCACACGGTGAGCCCGCGCACCCGCACCCCGGTGGCGGCGGTGTGGCTGGCCACGCTGGGCGCGCTGGCGCTGGGGCTGCCGTATCTGATCAACGTGACGGCGTACGCGGCGGTGACGTCGATCGCGGTGATCGGCCTCTACATCGCCTACGTCATCCCGACGCTGCTGCGGGTGCTCAAGGGCGACGCGTTCGTCCGCGGTCCCTGGCACCTGGGCCGGTGGTCTCGGGTGATCGGCGTGGTGTCGGTGACGTGGGTCGTGATCATCACCGTCCTGTTCATGCTGCCGCAGGTGTCCCCGGTGACGTGGGAGACCTTCAACTACGCCCCGATCGCGGTTCTCGTCGTCCTGGGCTTCGCGGCGGTGTGGTGGCTGGCCTCGGCCCGCCACTGGTTCCTGAACCCGCGTCACGCACGCAACCGCCCCCGGGAGACGGCCGGATCATGA
- a CDS encoding ABC transporter ATP-binding protein, translated as MTEHTPQNGAARAPLISADRVSKRYGSFTAVDTVSLEVSPGEIVGLLGANGAGKTTVIKMLLGLTLPTEGAVTVFGRLPDRTTRGRLGYVPQGLGLWPTLTVAENIAFASAAFRTPAPALEPALAEVGHRLVSAIGLGLQRQLAFTLALAHQPELLVLDEPTSGVEPLARARLWDAVHDRADQGVGVLVTTHYMQEAQQCDCLVLMSHGRAVASGTERDIVGTTTACEVETPHWADAFAALDDAGLPVTLDGRRVRLADTPPDTVTRTLRAARVTADVHEVPATLEETMTVIDRATPPT; from the coding sequence ATGACCGAGCACACGCCCCAGAACGGCGCCGCTCGCGCGCCCCTGATCAGCGCCGACCGGGTCAGCAAGCGGTACGGCTCCTTCACCGCAGTCGACACCGTCTCCCTGGAGGTGTCGCCGGGCGAGATCGTCGGCCTGCTCGGTGCCAACGGTGCCGGCAAGACGACCGTGATCAAGATGCTCCTCGGCCTGACGCTCCCCACCGAAGGCGCCGTCACCGTCTTCGGCCGCCTGCCCGACCGCACCACCCGCGGCCGGCTCGGCTACGTCCCCCAGGGCCTGGGCCTGTGGCCCACCCTCACCGTGGCCGAGAACATCGCCTTCGCCTCCGCCGCCTTCCGGACACCGGCCCCCGCCCTGGAACCCGCCCTCGCCGAGGTCGGGCACCGGCTGGTCTCGGCGATCGGCCTCGGTCTGCAACGCCAGCTCGCGTTCACCCTGGCCCTCGCCCACCAACCCGAACTGCTCGTCCTGGACGAACCCACCTCCGGCGTCGAACCCCTCGCCCGCGCCCGGCTGTGGGACGCCGTCCACGACCGGGCCGACCAGGGCGTCGGCGTCCTGGTCACCACCCACTACATGCAGGAGGCCCAGCAGTGCGACTGCCTCGTGCTCATGTCCCACGGGAGGGCCGTCGCCTCCGGCACTGAACGCGACATCGTCGGCACCACCACCGCCTGCGAGGTCGAGACCCCCCACTGGGCCGACGCCTTCGCCGCCCTCGACGACGCCGGGCTGCCCGTCACCCTCGACGGCCGCCGCGTCCGCCTCGCGGACACCCCGCCGGACACCGTCACCCGCACCCTCCGGGCGGCCCGCGTCACCGCCGACGTCCACGAGGTCCCGGCCACGCTGGAGGAGACCATGACCGTCATCGACCGCGCCACCCCACCGACCTGA
- a CDS encoding DinB family protein: protein MTDAPVPSPTPTPQHFSPRWQGAGVARPAVPDTGDERETLTTTLDHHRATFELKCSGLPPERLSERPVPPSTLSLHGLARHLAGAEQWWFRIQFAGENVPVPYYSDDDPDQDFERLDGDVMEALAFWRESCAHSRRIVDATPSLDDTGTRRRTGEPISLRRILIDMIAEYARHNGHADLLRERLDGATGV from the coding sequence ATGACCGACGCGCCCGTACCGTCCCCCACCCCGACCCCGCAGCACTTCAGCCCGCGTTGGCAGGGGGCCGGGGTCGCCCGCCCCGCCGTCCCCGACACGGGCGACGAGCGGGAGACCCTGACCACGACTCTCGACCACCACCGGGCCACGTTCGAGCTGAAGTGCAGCGGCCTGCCGCCCGAACGCCTCTCCGAGCGCCCGGTGCCCCCGTCCACGCTGTCGCTGCACGGCCTGGCCCGGCATCTGGCCGGGGCGGAACAGTGGTGGTTCCGCATCCAGTTCGCCGGCGAGAACGTCCCCGTGCCGTACTACTCGGACGACGACCCCGACCAGGACTTCGAACGGCTCGACGGCGACGTCATGGAGGCCCTGGCCTTCTGGCGCGAGTCCTGCGCGCACTCGCGCCGCATCGTCGACGCCACCCCGTCCCTGGACGACACGGGCACCCGCAGACGCACCGGCGAACCGATCTCGCTGCGCCGCATCCTCATCGACATGATCGCCGAGTACGCCCGCCACAACGGCCACGCGGACCTGCTCCGCGAACGGCTGGACGGGGCGACGGGGGTGTGA
- a CDS encoding dihydrofolate reductase family protein, whose protein sequence is MPHPHVLLSAAVSLDGFLDDTGPERLLLSGPEDFDRVDQVRAESDALLIGAGTLRTDNPRLLVNSAERRAGRIAAGRPEYPLKVTVSASGDLDPAARFWHTGGAKAVYTTEQGAARLRGELPSDVDVVALGPELEWRAVLAHLGEAKGVRRLMVEGGGRVHTALLRQGLADELQLAVAPLLVGEATAPRMFGAGAYPPGRLRLVETRAVGDVVLMRYVPTAPGVEGLATAADRRWLGIACELAERCPPSETAFSVGAVVVAADGTELARGFSREGGDPTVHAEEAALAKVVPGDARLAGATVYSSLEPCARRASRPVPCAQLILAAGARRVVTAWREPDTFVAGADGSRLLAEGGAQVVHLPEYAPAARRPNAHLLGAG, encoded by the coding sequence ATGCCCCACCCCCACGTCCTGCTGTCCGCCGCCGTCTCCCTCGACGGCTTCCTGGACGACACCGGTCCCGAACGCCTGCTGCTGTCGGGGCCGGAGGACTTCGACCGGGTCGACCAGGTGCGGGCAGAGAGCGACGCCCTCCTGATCGGCGCCGGCACCCTGCGCACCGACAACCCCCGGCTGCTGGTCAACTCCGCCGAGCGGCGCGCCGGGCGGATCGCGGCCGGACGCCCGGAGTACCCACTGAAGGTGACGGTGAGCGCGTCCGGCGACCTCGACCCCGCCGCGCGGTTCTGGCACACGGGGGGCGCGAAAGCCGTTTATACGACTGAGCAGGGCGCGGCCCGGTTGCGCGGCGAGCTCCCCTCGGACGTGGATGTCGTCGCGCTGGGCCCCGAGCTGGAGTGGCGGGCGGTCCTCGCGCACCTGGGCGAGGCCAAGGGTGTCCGGCGGCTGATGGTGGAGGGCGGCGGCCGAGTGCACACCGCGCTGCTGCGGCAGGGGCTTGCCGACGAACTCCAGCTCGCCGTGGCGCCGTTGCTGGTCGGGGAGGCGACGGCACCGCGCATGTTCGGGGCGGGGGCGTACCCGCCGGGGCGGCTGCGGCTGGTGGAGACGCGGGCGGTGGGGGACGTGGTGCTGATGCGGTACGTGCCCACGGCGCCCGGCGTGGAGGGGCTCGCCACGGCGGCGGACCGGCGGTGGCTGGGCATCGCCTGCGAGCTGGCGGAGCGGTGTCCGCCGTCGGAGACCGCGTTCAGCGTGGGGGCGGTGGTGGTGGCCGCCGACGGTACGGAGCTGGCCCGGGGTTTCTCGCGCGAGGGCGGCGATCCGACGGTGCACGCGGAGGAGGCGGCGCTGGCGAAGGTGGTGCCGGGGGACGCGCGGCTGGCCGGGGCGACGGTCTACAGCAGCCTGGAACCGTGCGCCCGGCGCGCGTCACGTCCGGTGCCGTGCGCGCAGCTGATCCTGGCGGCGGGGGCGCGACGGGTGGTGACGGCATGGCGGGAGCCGGACACGTTCGTGGCGGGGGCGGACGGGAGCAGGTTGTTGGCCGAGGGGGGCGCGCAGGTCGTGCACCTGCCGGAGTACGCGCCGGCGGCCAGGCGCCCGAACGCGCACCTGCTCGGAGCCGGGTGA
- a CDS encoding ABC transporter ATP-binding protein: MTDATRPSDTGRETAGPGTDAWGVFDVTVVLDATTALDRVTLTAGPGHVAALVGGDGAGKTTLLRTLVGRVRPLSGRVRAPAARECGFMPTGASGVWQDLTVDENIDFVAAAHHLTGAALDRRRTALLAAAGLDRATDRLAGALSGGMRQKLAFCLAILHRPRLLVLDEPSTGVDPVSRVDLWRLIARAAADGAAVVMATTYLDEAERAATCLVLDRGRALASGDPADILRRTPGTLTSGAAPAGRGDASWRRGRRTRSWHPGPPRPGEQPLTADLEDAVIAYTLADQQREH, from the coding sequence ATGACCGACGCCACCCGCCCCTCGGACACCGGGCGCGAGACCGCCGGCCCCGGAACGGACGCCTGGGGAGTCTTCGACGTCACCGTGGTTCTCGACGCGACCACCGCGCTCGACCGCGTCACGCTGACCGCCGGCCCCGGCCACGTCGCCGCGCTCGTCGGCGGCGACGGCGCGGGCAAGACCACCCTGCTGCGCACCCTGGTCGGCCGGGTCCGCCCGCTGTCCGGCCGGGTCAGAGCACCGGCCGCCCGCGAATGCGGGTTCATGCCCACCGGCGCCTCCGGTGTGTGGCAGGACCTGACCGTCGACGAGAACATCGACTTCGTCGCGGCGGCCCACCACCTCACCGGCGCCGCCCTCGACCGGCGCCGCACCGCACTGCTCGCCGCGGCCGGCCTCGACCGCGCCACCGACCGGCTCGCCGGTGCCCTCTCCGGCGGCATGCGCCAGAAACTCGCCTTCTGCCTGGCCATCCTCCACCGGCCCCGGCTGCTCGTCCTGGACGAACCCAGCACCGGCGTCGACCCGGTCAGCCGCGTCGACCTGTGGCGGCTGATCGCCCGCGCCGCCGCCGACGGCGCCGCCGTCGTCATGGCCACCACCTACCTCGACGAGGCCGAGCGCGCCGCCACCTGCCTGGTCTTGGACCGGGGCCGCGCCCTGGCGTCCGGCGACCCCGCCGACATCCTCCGGCGCACCCCCGGCACCCTCACCTCCGGTGCCGCGCCCGCCGGCCGGGGCGACGCGTCCTGGCGGCGCGGGCGGCGGACCCGCTCCTGGCACCCCGGGCCGCCGCGCCCCGGCGAACAGCCCCTGACGGCCGACCTGGAGGACGCCGTCATCGCCTACACCCTCGCCGACCAGCAGCGGGAGCACTGA
- a CDS encoding GTP cyclohydrolase II, which yields MRDLPAAPEPADSSLPNTAAAGPLPEATVRTRVTVPLRFGDGYAVTADVVTFHGLVDGREHLALLLGDPAAEPPLVRLHSECLTGDVFGSARCDCGPQLREAVERIAERGGVLLYLRQEGRGIGLYNKLDAYALQDEGLDTYAANAALGLPEDARDYTAAAQMLRALGIGTLDLLSNNPDKAEQLAALGLGIGTRVPTGVFTTAHNVRYLHAKAVQTRHTLPLAELRERPAG from the coding sequence ATGCGTGACCTGCCCGCCGCACCCGAGCCCGCCGATTCCTCCCTGCCGAACACCGCGGCCGCCGGACCGCTTCCCGAGGCCACCGTGCGCACCCGCGTCACCGTCCCGCTGCGCTTCGGCGACGGCTACGCGGTCACGGCCGACGTGGTGACGTTCCACGGCCTGGTCGACGGCCGGGAGCACCTGGCGCTCCTGCTGGGCGACCCGGCCGCCGAGCCGCCGCTGGTCCGGCTGCACTCCGAGTGCCTGACCGGGGACGTGTTCGGCTCGGCCCGCTGCGACTGCGGCCCGCAGCTGCGCGAGGCGGTGGAGCGCATCGCGGAGCGCGGCGGCGTCCTGCTCTATCTACGTCAGGAGGGGCGCGGCATCGGCCTCTACAACAAGCTCGACGCGTACGCGTTGCAGGACGAGGGCCTGGACACCTACGCGGCCAACGCGGCGCTCGGCCTGCCGGAGGACGCCCGCGACTACACGGCCGCCGCGCAGATGCTGCGCGCCCTCGGCATCGGCACGCTGGACCTGCTCTCCAACAACCCTGACAAGGCCGAGCAGTTGGCCGCGCTGGGCCTCGGCATCGGCACGCGTGTCCCGACCGGCGTCTTCACCACCGCCCACAACGTGCGCTACCTGCACGCCAAGGCCGTACAGACCCGGCACACCCTGCCGCTCGCGGAGCTGCGCGAGCGCCCGGCGGGCTGA
- a CDS encoding ABC transporter permease — MGPVWAMILKEFLELRRDRRTMAMIIVLPLLLLVVFGYAADFRVDDVPTRVYGPAAEAVAADLRAPFDVRDVDTAGTERQARDALRARDAGAVVLTSSSGTATVLIDGSDLFAAQSVASAARASEGALRPRVLFNPELKTSWTMVPALVGMIMAFIGTIITAIGLVRERQSGTLEQLAVMPFRATDVITGKIAPYFVLAAFDMVLVTVLGCLLFGVPFAGNVLVLALGAALFLFTVLGIGVLISSVSQNQGQAMQMALLSLMPQILLSGMIFPLSAMAAGVRWIGYLLPLTYFNMLSGGVMLRDAPLHSLALPLGVLAGMAVLVFTSAVLRFRRDLAPTAPRAARRAVTAGSAR; from the coding sequence GTGGGCCCTGTGTGGGCGATGATCCTCAAGGAGTTCCTGGAGCTGCGGCGGGACCGCCGCACGATGGCGATGATCATCGTGCTGCCGCTGTTGCTGCTGGTCGTGTTCGGCTACGCGGCCGACTTCCGTGTCGACGACGTGCCCACCCGGGTCTACGGCCCCGCCGCCGAGGCGGTCGCCGCCGATCTGCGCGCCCCCTTCGACGTACGGGACGTCGACACGGCGGGGACGGAGCGGCAGGCGCGGGACGCGCTGCGGGCCCGGGACGCGGGTGCCGTCGTGCTCACGTCCTCGTCCGGCACGGCGACCGTGCTGATCGACGGCTCCGATCTGTTCGCGGCCCAGTCCGTGGCGTCCGCGGCGAGGGCGAGCGAGGGCGCGCTGCGGCCGCGGGTGCTGTTCAACCCGGAGCTGAAGACGTCCTGGACGATGGTGCCCGCCCTGGTCGGCATGATCATGGCGTTCATCGGCACGATCATCACGGCGATCGGCCTGGTCCGCGAGCGGCAGTCCGGAACGCTGGAGCAGTTGGCGGTGATGCCGTTCCGGGCGACCGACGTCATCACCGGCAAGATCGCCCCGTACTTCGTCCTGGCGGCGTTCGACATGGTCCTGGTGACCGTGCTGGGATGCCTGCTGTTCGGCGTGCCCTTCGCCGGCAACGTCCTCGTACTGGCCCTCGGCGCCGCCCTGTTCCTGTTCACCGTGCTGGGGATCGGGGTGCTGATCTCCTCGGTGTCGCAGAACCAGGGCCAGGCCATGCAGATGGCGCTGCTCAGCCTCATGCCGCAGATCCTGCTGTCCGGCATGATCTTCCCGCTGTCGGCGATGGCGGCCGGGGTGCGCTGGATCGGCTACCTCCTCCCGCTAACCTACTTCAACATGCTGTCAGGCGGCGTCATGCTCCGCGACGCCCCGCTGCACTCGCTGGCCCTGCCGCTCGGCGTGCTCGCCGGGATGGCGGTCCTGGTGTTCACCTCCGCCGTCCTGCGGTTCCGCCGCGACCTGGCCCCCACCGCCCCCAGGGCCGCCCGCCGGGCCGTCACCGCCGGGAGCGCCCGATGA
- a CDS encoding TetR/AcrR family transcriptional regulator, whose amino-acid sequence MNEQPSPPSAQPPRPARRSPRSVRGPGRPPGRRAGDTTTRDRILDAARHQFARGSYASTTVRAIAAEAEVNPALVLHYFHSKRELFAATLRLPLHLREQFAALIRHDPADLGARLVRVFLELWQDPVSRRPLAAMIRSVVSDEDAADALGQFLSVQMVGPLVAASHHDQPELRVSLVVSHLVGLVLGRHILGVVPLARAELDHLVACVAPVVQHYLNGPLPAPATPGRRP is encoded by the coding sequence GTGAACGAGCAGCCTTCTCCCCCGTCCGCGCAACCGCCCCGCCCCGCGCGGAGAAGCCCGCGGTCCGTCCGCGGACCCGGTCGTCCCCCCGGGCGCCGTGCCGGTGACACCACCACGCGCGACCGCATCCTCGACGCGGCCCGCCACCAGTTCGCCCGGGGCAGCTACGCCTCCACCACCGTGCGCGCCATCGCCGCCGAGGCCGAGGTCAACCCGGCACTGGTGCTGCACTACTTCCACAGCAAGCGCGAACTGTTCGCCGCCACCCTCCGTCTCCCCCTGCACCTGCGTGAGCAGTTCGCCGCACTCATCCGCCACGACCCCGCCGACCTCGGCGCACGACTGGTCCGGGTCTTCCTGGAGCTGTGGCAGGACCCCGTCTCCCGCCGTCCGCTGGCGGCCATGATCCGTTCGGTGGTCTCCGACGAGGACGCCGCCGACGCGCTCGGACAGTTCCTGTCCGTCCAGATGGTCGGCCCCCTCGTCGCCGCCTCCCACCATGACCAGCCCGAACTGCGCGTCTCCCTGGTCGTCAGCCACCTCGTCGGCCTCGTGCTCGGCCGTCACATCCTGGGCGTCGTCCCGCTCGCCCGGGCCGAACTGGACCACCTCGTGGCCTGCGTCGCCCCCGTCGTCCAGCACTACCTCAACGGCCCCCTCCCCGCGCCGGCCACGCCAGGGCGGCGACCGTGA
- a CDS encoding PP2C family protein-serine/threonine phosphatase: protein MGQRTEKRSAATVGNGSRGAACVRAVLPFLPVLLLVAAIVYDCLTPADFTAAPLFTAAPLVASSLYSTRGTALTALAAVLAVVAIHAVFGVMSNVDTTTELLTVATVAALAVLTNVLVRRTGARLASVRHIAEAAQLAVMPQPAERLAGLDVAARYEAAQAGAAIGGDLYAVQDSPHGVRLVLGDVRGKGISAVSVVAVVIGAFREAAEQEATLGAVAQRLERALAREAGRRHDLDSFEGFTTAVLAEIPHGNALVRLVNRGHPAPLLLHADGRLRVLEPREPALPLGMGELGMWPERADEAALPYGATLLFHTDGLSEARDRHGEFYDPAARLAGRTFSGPDALLTFLADEVARHTGGRATDDLALLAVRRPHP, encoded by the coding sequence GTGGGGCAGCGCACAGAGAAGCGGTCGGCCGCGACCGTCGGGAACGGCAGCCGCGGGGCGGCCTGCGTCCGTGCCGTGCTGCCCTTCCTCCCGGTGCTGCTGCTCGTCGCCGCGATCGTCTACGACTGCCTCACCCCGGCCGACTTCACCGCCGCACCCCTGTTCACCGCGGCGCCCCTGGTCGCCTCCTCCCTGTACTCGACGCGCGGCACCGCCCTGACCGCCCTGGCCGCCGTCCTGGCCGTGGTCGCGATCCACGCCGTGTTCGGGGTCATGTCGAACGTCGACACCACCACCGAGCTGCTGACGGTGGCCACCGTCGCCGCCCTCGCCGTCCTCACCAACGTGCTCGTCCGCCGCACCGGCGCCCGCCTCGCCTCCGTCCGCCACATCGCCGAGGCCGCGCAACTCGCCGTCATGCCGCAGCCGGCCGAGCGCCTCGCGGGCCTCGACGTCGCCGCACGCTACGAGGCCGCGCAGGCCGGGGCGGCGATCGGCGGCGACCTGTACGCCGTCCAGGACTCCCCGCACGGCGTGCGCCTCGTGCTGGGGGACGTGCGCGGCAAGGGCATCAGCGCCGTGAGCGTCGTCGCCGTCGTGATCGGGGCGTTCCGGGAGGCCGCCGAGCAGGAGGCCACGCTCGGCGCCGTCGCCCAGCGGCTCGAACGCGCGCTCGCCCGGGAGGCCGGCCGGCGCCACGACCTGGACTCCTTCGAGGGGTTCACCACCGCCGTCCTCGCCGAGATCCCGCACGGCAACGCACTCGTCCGGCTCGTCAACCGCGGCCATCCCGCCCCGCTGCTCCTGCACGCCGACGGCAGGCTGCGCGTGCTCGAACCGCGGGAGCCCGCGCTGCCGCTCGGCATGGGCGAGCTGGGCATGTGGCCCGAACGCGCGGACGAGGCCGCGCTGCCGTACGGGGCCACCCTCCTCTTCCACACCGACGGGCTCTCCGAGGCCCGCGACCGGCACGGCGAGTTCTACGACCCCGCCGCCCGGCTCGCCGGCCGCACCTTCTCCGGACCGGACGCGCTGCTCACCTTCCTGGCGGACGAGGTCGCCCGGCACACCGGCGGCCGGGCCACGGACGACCTGGCCCTGCTGGCGGTACGGCGACCGCACCCCTGA